In a genomic window of Physeter macrocephalus isolate SW-GA chromosome 14, ASM283717v5, whole genome shotgun sequence:
- the TFAP2C gene encoding transcription factor AP-2 gamma isoform X1: MATRPLRIKSDSRGPRERAQDRHDASSNGNPRLPHLPSAGQHLYSPAPPLSHAGVAEYQPPPYFPPPYQQLAYSQAADPYSHLGEAYAAAINPLHQPAPTGSQQQAWPGRQSQEGAGLPSHHARPAGLLPHLSGLDGGAVSARRDAYRRSDLLLPPHSHALDAAGLAENLGLHDMAHQMEEVQNVDDQHLLLHDQTVIRKGPISMTKNPLSLPCQKELVEAVMNPSEVFCSVPGRLSLLSSTSKYKVTVAEVQRRLSPPECLNASLLGGVLRRAKSKNGGRSLREKLDKIGLNLPAGRRKAAHVTLLTSLVEGEAVHLARDFAYVCEAEFPSKSVAEYLTRPHLGGRNEMATRKNMLLAAQQVCKEFTDLLNQDRTPNGNNRPTPVLETSIQNCLSHFSLITHGFGSQAICAAVSAVQNYIKEALMVIDKSYMNPGDQSPADSSKTLEKMEKHRK, from the exons ATGGCGACACGTCCTTTGAGAATTAAGTCGGACAGCCGTGGGCCGAGGGAACGTGCGCAG GATCGCCACGACGCGAGCAGCAATGGGAACCCGCGGCTGCCTCACCTCCCCTCCGCCGGGCAGCATCTCTACAGCCCCGCGCCGCCCCTCTCCCATGCTGGAGTCGCCGAATACCAGCCGCCACCCTACTTTCCGCCTCCCTACCAGCAGCTGGCCTACTCGCAGGCAGCCGACCCCTACTCGCATCTGGGAGAAGCGTACGCCGCCGCCATCAACCCCCTGCACCAGCCGGCGCCCACCGGCAGCCAGCAGCAGGCCTGGCCGGGCCGCCAGAGCCAGGAGGGGGCTGGGCTGCCCTCGCACCACGCGCGCCCGGCCGGCCTGTTGCCCCACCTCTCCGGGCTGGACGGCGGCGCCGTGAGCGCCCGCAGGGACGCCTACCGCCGCTCGGACCTGCTGCTGCCGCCCCACTCGCACGCCCTGGACGCCGCGGGCCTGGCCGAGAACCTGGGGCTGCACGACATGGCGCACCAGATGGAGGAGGTGCAG AATGTCGACGACCAGCACCTACTTCTGCATGATCAGACGGTTATTCGCAAAG GTCCTATTTCAATGACGAAGAACCCCTTGAGTCTCCCTTGTCAGAAGGAGCTGGTGGAGGCTGTGATGAATCCCAGCGAGGTCTTCTGCTCTGTCCCTGGAAGATTGTCCCTCCTCAGCTCTACATCTAAATACAAAGTGACAGTGGCTGAAGTCCAGAGGCGACTGTCCCCACCTGAGTGCTTAAATGCCTCATTACTGGGAGGTGTCCTCAGAAG AGCCAAATCTAAAAATGGTGGCCGGTCCTTGCGGGAGAAGTTGGACAAGATTGGGTTGAATCTTCCAGCCGGGAGACGGAAAGCTGCTCACGTCACCCTCCTGACATCTTTAGTAGAAG GTGAGGCTGTTCATTTGGCTCGGGACTTTGCCTATGTCTGTGAAGCAGAATTTCCTAGTAAATCCGTGGCCGAGTATTTAACCAGACCTCATCTCGGAGGACGCAATGAGATGGCAACTAGGAAGAATATGCTGCTGGCTGCACA GCAGGTGTGTAAAGAATTCACAGACCTTCTCAATCAAGACCGAACTCCCAATGGGAACAACCGGCCCActccagtcctggagaccagcaTCCAGAACTGCTTGTCTCATTTCAGCCTGATTACCCACGGGTTTGGCAGCCAGGCCATCTGTGCTGCTGTGTCTGCCGTGCAGAACTACATAAAAGAAGCCCTGATGGTCATAGACAAATCCTACATGAATCCCGGAGACCAGAGTCCAGCCGATTCTAGCAAAACCCTGGAAAAGATGGAGAAGCACAGGAAGTAA
- the TFAP2C gene encoding transcription factor AP-2 gamma isoform X2, with translation MLWKITDNVKYEEDCEDRHDASSNGNPRLPHLPSAGQHLYSPAPPLSHAGVAEYQPPPYFPPPYQQLAYSQAADPYSHLGEAYAAAINPLHQPAPTGSQQQAWPGRQSQEGAGLPSHHARPAGLLPHLSGLDGGAVSARRDAYRRSDLLLPPHSHALDAAGLAENLGLHDMAHQMEEVQNVDDQHLLLHDQTVIRKGPISMTKNPLSLPCQKELVEAVMNPSEVFCSVPGRLSLLSSTSKYKVTVAEVQRRLSPPECLNASLLGGVLRRAKSKNGGRSLREKLDKIGLNLPAGRRKAAHVTLLTSLVEGEAVHLARDFAYVCEAEFPSKSVAEYLTRPHLGGRNEMATRKNMLLAAQQVCKEFTDLLNQDRTPNGNNRPTPVLETSIQNCLSHFSLITHGFGSQAICAAVSAVQNYIKEALMVIDKSYMNPGDQSPADSSKTLEKMEKHRK, from the exons ATGTTGTGGAAAATAACCGATAATGTCAAGTATGAAGAGGACTGCGAG GATCGCCACGACGCGAGCAGCAATGGGAACCCGCGGCTGCCTCACCTCCCCTCCGCCGGGCAGCATCTCTACAGCCCCGCGCCGCCCCTCTCCCATGCTGGAGTCGCCGAATACCAGCCGCCACCCTACTTTCCGCCTCCCTACCAGCAGCTGGCCTACTCGCAGGCAGCCGACCCCTACTCGCATCTGGGAGAAGCGTACGCCGCCGCCATCAACCCCCTGCACCAGCCGGCGCCCACCGGCAGCCAGCAGCAGGCCTGGCCGGGCCGCCAGAGCCAGGAGGGGGCTGGGCTGCCCTCGCACCACGCGCGCCCGGCCGGCCTGTTGCCCCACCTCTCCGGGCTGGACGGCGGCGCCGTGAGCGCCCGCAGGGACGCCTACCGCCGCTCGGACCTGCTGCTGCCGCCCCACTCGCACGCCCTGGACGCCGCGGGCCTGGCCGAGAACCTGGGGCTGCACGACATGGCGCACCAGATGGAGGAGGTGCAG AATGTCGACGACCAGCACCTACTTCTGCATGATCAGACGGTTATTCGCAAAG GTCCTATTTCAATGACGAAGAACCCCTTGAGTCTCCCTTGTCAGAAGGAGCTGGTGGAGGCTGTGATGAATCCCAGCGAGGTCTTCTGCTCTGTCCCTGGAAGATTGTCCCTCCTCAGCTCTACATCTAAATACAAAGTGACAGTGGCTGAAGTCCAGAGGCGACTGTCCCCACCTGAGTGCTTAAATGCCTCATTACTGGGAGGTGTCCTCAGAAG AGCCAAATCTAAAAATGGTGGCCGGTCCTTGCGGGAGAAGTTGGACAAGATTGGGTTGAATCTTCCAGCCGGGAGACGGAAAGCTGCTCACGTCACCCTCCTGACATCTTTAGTAGAAG GTGAGGCTGTTCATTTGGCTCGGGACTTTGCCTATGTCTGTGAAGCAGAATTTCCTAGTAAATCCGTGGCCGAGTATTTAACCAGACCTCATCTCGGAGGACGCAATGAGATGGCAACTAGGAAGAATATGCTGCTGGCTGCACA GCAGGTGTGTAAAGAATTCACAGACCTTCTCAATCAAGACCGAACTCCCAATGGGAACAACCGGCCCActccagtcctggagaccagcaTCCAGAACTGCTTGTCTCATTTCAGCCTGATTACCCACGGGTTTGGCAGCCAGGCCATCTGTGCTGCTGTGTCTGCCGTGCAGAACTACATAAAAGAAGCCCTGATGGTCATAGACAAATCCTACATGAATCCCGGAGACCAGAGTCCAGCCGATTCTAGCAAAACCCTGGAAAAGATGGAGAAGCACAGGAAGTAA